In one Amaranthus tricolor cultivar Red isolate AtriRed21 chromosome 8, ASM2621246v1, whole genome shotgun sequence genomic region, the following are encoded:
- the LOC130821050 gene encoding isoprenylcysteine alpha-carbonyl methylesterase ICME-like produces MMKMMMKSKPPILPLTNDPSKSYLASSTSSMFVHQTTNYELPNSHILISPIDDDHYSLEKKPLLSRSFSFTDKPTNTTQQQRRRRCTSDDNLLPGGNGGEKDSSLAISVEHAAAETYLITSLSFKLLGYLGVGYRWIIRFLALGCYAILLMPGFVQVGYNYFFSSHIRRGIVYGDQPRNSLDLYLPKNSDGPKPVVAFVTGGAWIIGYKAWGSLLGQQLSDRDIMVACIDYRNFPQGTMRDMIEDASRGISFVCKNIEEYGGDPSRIYLMGQSAGAHISACTLIEQAIKEAGGEGESVSWSVSQIKAYFGLSGGYNLLNLVDHFHNRGLYRSIFLSIMGGEQSLRNYSPEIVVQDPNVRSAVSLLPPMILFHGTADYSIPSDDSVKFADTLRGLGVEARATLYEGKTHTDVFLQDPMRGGNDSMFEDLVAIIHADDEDGQAKDAMAPQRKRMVPEIMLKLARAVSPF; encoded by the exons atgatgaaaatgatgatgaaatcTAAGCCCCCGATCCTTCCCCTAACGAATGACCCATCAAAATCATATCTTGCTTCTTCTACGTCTTCCATGTTTGTTCATCAAACAACTAATTATGAACTACCCAATTCCCATATTCTAATTTCTCCTATTGATGATGATCACTATTCTTTGGAAAAGAAACCCCTTCTTTCCAGGTCTTTTAGCTTCACAGATAAACCCACTAATACCACCCAGCAACAGCGCAGACGTCGTTGTACTAGTGATGATAATCTACTTCCTGGCGGCAATGGGGGTGAAAAAGATTCGTCACTTGCTATCAGTGTTGAGCATGCTGCTGCTGAAACTTATTTGATCACCAGTCTCAGTTTTAAGCTTCTGGGTTATTTAGG GGTAGGCTACAGATGGATCATAAGATTTTTAGCTCTTGGTTGTTATGCCATTTTACTAATGCCTGGTTTTGTTCAAG TTGGATATAATTACTTCTTTTCCAGTCATATCCGCAGAGGTATAGTCTATGGTGATCAACCTAGAAACAG CCTTGATCTATACTTGCCCAAGAATAGCGATGGGCCGAAGCCAGTTGTTGCATTTGTCACTGGTGGAGCCTGGATAATTGG TTATAAAGCATGGGGTTCTCTCCTTGGTCAACAATTATCTGATAGAGACATTATGGTTGCATGTATAGATTACAG AAATTTTCCTCAAGGTACAATGAGAGATATGATAGAAGATGCTTCCCGTGGAATTTCATTTGTCTGCAAAAATATTGAGGAATATGGAGGCGATCCCAGCAG GATATATCTAATGGGACAGTCAGCTGGTGCACACATATCTGCTTGCACTCTTATTGAACAAGCTATCAAAGAGGCTGGTGGTGAGGGAGAAAGTGTTTCTTGGAGCGTCTCGCAAATTAAAGCATATTTTGGATTATCAGGAGG GTATAATTTGTTAAACCTTGTTGATCATTTCCACAATAGGGGTTTATACCGTTCCATTTTTCTGAG TATTATGGGAGGGGAGCAGTCATTGCGGAACTACTCGCCTGAAATCGTGGTGCAAGATCCAAATGTTAGAAGTGCTGTGTCTCTACTACCTCCTATGATTCTTTTCCATGGTACTGCTGATTATTCCATTCCGTCAGATGACAg TGTGAAATTTGCTGACACACTTCGAGGCCTTGGTGTAGAAGCTCGAGCGACATTGTACGAAGGGAAGACTCATACTGATGTTTTTCTCCAG GATCCAATGAGAGGTGGTAATGATTCAATGTTTGAAGATTTAGTTGCTATAATTCATGCCGATGATGAAGATGGACAAGCGAAGGATGCAATGGCACCTCAAAGAAAACGTATGGTGCCTGAAATTATGCTGAAATTAGCTCGTGCTGTTAGTCCTTTCTAA